Proteins encoded within one genomic window of Salipaludibacillus agaradhaerens:
- a CDS encoding helix-turn-helix domain-containing protein, translated as MLKYKNNVKELMKEREMSLNQLSEICERSINTIRTIKNNPSKNFNMDSAFELSQVLNCSIKDLIEDDIALVHFDKVYERQKDDPLFINQQIFNPKNMKYLKGLLSEVGVSCSISPYSYYKTVMVKNAQEKSPIIVDFNLRVTRTECTTLRIVDFFVQVNKFLVNEVVIKDAFIKTFEIYARKLNIEEITFDILADYEVRNDNLYDKETDLPSDFSYKLGTDPSLFVQNEFECIKNQFTSHQITWKKVLY; from the coding sequence ATGTTGAAATATAAGAATAATGTAAAAGAATTAATGAAAGAGAGAGAAATGTCCCTAAATCAATTAAGTGAAATATGTGAGCGCAGCATAAACACTATAAGAACAATAAAAAATAATCCTTCGAAAAACTTTAATATGGACAGTGCATTTGAGTTGTCACAAGTGTTAAACTGTAGCATTAAAGACCTCATAGAAGATGATATAGCTTTAGTTCATTTTGACAAAGTTTATGAACGACAAAAAGATGACCCTCTCTTTATAAATCAACAAATTTTCAATCCGAAAAATATGAAGTACTTAAAAGGTCTTCTTTCAGAAGTAGGAGTATCTTGTAGTATCTCACCATATAGTTATTACAAAACAGTAATGGTAAAAAACGCTCAAGAAAAAAGTCCCATCATTGTTGACTTTAATCTTCGTGTAACCCGAACAGAGTGCACCACATTACGTATTGTAGACTTCTTTGTACAAGTAAATAAGTTTTTGGTAAATGAAGTGGTGATAAAGGATGCCTTTATAAAAACGTTTGAAATTTATGCACGCAAGTTAAACATCGAAGAAATTACATTTGATATATTGGCAGATTACGAAGTGCGGAATGATAATTTGTACGATAAGGAAACAGACCTTCCCTCAGATTTCAGCTATAAATTGGGTACAGATCCGAGCTTATTTGTTCAAAATGAATTTGAATGTATTAAAAATCAATTTACATCACATCAAATAACATGGAAAAAAGTTTTGTATTAG
- a CDS encoding Hachiman antiphage defense system protein HamA: MTENLFNSQVIKINDNVEFHYIGIKDFNKKFIDYINENFVSICKGEKNTSSLEIIKKRAFKFFEKKDERTRNGGTAEFFLHLYLKFLDYKQECMFLNMEEASIKKGFDGYYSKGNDEWILESKSGNYRFDSVSHHSKITEAYNSLKKQLNGESENDPWQNAYQHANSKDVDTNNTILKILQEFSDDFFSEIYYTPEDFNIIPAGTVFLNGEWEDFDVNEIYEKVVRNIKGFEYKKLIVICCTKKSLDLFMDFLGVPKREGDYEQQGKNAANTHK, from the coding sequence TTGACGGAAAACCTGTTCAATAGTCAGGTAATAAAAATAAATGATAATGTCGAGTTTCATTATATAGGTATAAAAGATTTTAATAAAAAATTTATAGATTATATAAACGAAAACTTCGTTAGTATTTGTAAAGGAGAAAAAAATACGAGTTCATTAGAAATTATTAAAAAGAGGGCCTTTAAATTCTTTGAAAAAAAAGATGAAAGAACTAGAAACGGTGGAACTGCTGAATTTTTCTTGCACTTATATTTGAAATTTTTGGATTATAAACAGGAGTGTATGTTCCTAAATATGGAAGAAGCATCTATAAAAAAGGGATTCGATGGTTACTACTCTAAAGGGAATGATGAATGGATTTTGGAGAGTAAATCTGGAAATTACAGATTTGATAGTGTATCTCATCATAGTAAAATCACTGAAGCCTATAATAGTTTGAAGAAACAATTAAATGGAGAATCAGAAAATGACCCTTGGCAAAATGCATATCAACACGCAAATTCAAAGGATGTAGATACAAATAATACTATTTTAAAAATATTGCAAGAATTCTCAGATGATTTTTTTTCTGAAATTTATTATACTCCTGAGGATTTTAATATCATTCCAGCCGGAACGGTATTTTTAAATGGAGAATGGGAAGATTTTGATGTAAACGAAATCTATGAAAAGGTTGTTAGAAATATAAAAGGATTCGAATATAAAAAGTTAATTGTTATTTGCTGTACAAAAAAATCATTAGATTTATTTATGGATTTCTTAGGAGTTCCTAAAAGGGAGGGTGACTATGAACAGCAAGGAAAAAACGCAGCTAACACACATAAATAA